In one window of Poriferisphaera corsica DNA:
- a CDS encoding sigma-54-dependent transcriptional regulator, translated as MSQTPIINVLLIDDDVQIHRLVRFMLRKIPVQLTCAYSFEQAQKAFPSNNPSANVVLLDYRLGDETSLDLIAPLHAANPDAPVILLTAHDTPDLIVNAMRSGAFDFLSKPIKEHILIQTISRAIEHYHLIETVKDPDHISAATHTNARYEGILGRSEQMQKLFHMISKVAPTDVAVLIHGESGTGKELIAHAIHNRSHRVPNPMIALNTAALPATLIESMLFGHEKGAFTGADRMRTGACEDADTGTLFLDEVTEMPLELQPKILRFAQEHKFNRLGSTVVHTADVRLISATNRHPLEEVLNHRFREDLYYRLSVIPIEVPPLRNRDGDIPLIAMHALYDYSEKYGKSFNEISSAALAAIEHYRWPGNVRELLNTIERVVVLNDATTLELDMLPHDILHPMEQPSVKSESNNSESLQSIKEHTDTFPSPTTPALPYNPDHAKKPEDIVPIAELERRAIEHAIQLCQGSPGKAAKHLEISEATIYRKIKSYGLRNPDQLS; from the coding sequence ATGAGTCAAACGCCAATAATTAATGTGCTTTTGATTGATGATGATGTACAGATTCATCGTTTGGTACGGTTCATGCTACGGAAAATACCGGTACAGTTAACTTGCGCTTATTCATTTGAGCAGGCACAAAAAGCTTTTCCATCCAATAATCCGTCAGCAAATGTTGTTTTATTAGATTATCGGTTGGGCGATGAAACTTCGCTGGATTTGATCGCTCCATTACATGCGGCCAACCCTGACGCACCTGTCATTTTATTAACTGCGCATGATACACCTGATTTAATTGTGAATGCGATGAGAAGTGGCGCTTTCGATTTTTTGAGTAAACCGATCAAAGAACATATTTTGATTCAAACGATCAGCCGTGCAATTGAACATTACCATTTAATCGAAACGGTAAAAGATCCTGATCATATTTCAGCTGCTACACATACAAATGCGAGATATGAAGGAATCCTCGGCAGATCAGAACAAATGCAAAAGTTGTTTCATATGATCAGCAAGGTCGCACCAACTGATGTAGCAGTTTTGATTCATGGAGAATCTGGAACGGGCAAGGAACTCATTGCTCATGCGATTCATAACCGTTCACATCGTGTACCTAACCCAATGATTGCGCTGAATACGGCAGCTTTACCCGCCACCTTAATTGAGTCGATGCTGTTTGGCCATGAGAAGGGGGCATTTACGGGTGCGGATCGAATGCGTACAGGCGCATGCGAAGATGCTGACACTGGGACGTTGTTTTTGGATGAAGTAACAGAAATGCCGCTTGAGTTGCAGCCAAAAATATTACGGTTTGCTCAAGAACATAAATTCAATCGACTTGGTTCTACGGTTGTCCATACTGCAGATGTCAGATTGATTAGTGCGACCAATCGACACCCACTAGAAGAAGTTCTAAATCATCGATTTCGTGAAGATTTGTATTACCGATTATCTGTGATACCTATAGAAGTCCCGCCGCTGCGTAATCGTGATGGTGATATCCCATTAATCGCAATGCATGCTCTATATGATTACTCTGAAAAATACGGTAAATCGTTTAATGAGATTTCATCTGCTGCATTAGCCGCAATTGAACATTATCGATGGCCAGGCAATGTGCGTGAGTTGTTGAATACGATTGAACGTGTGGTTGTTTTAAATGATGCGACGACATTGGAACTGGATATGCTGCCACACGATATTTTGCATCCGATGGAGCAGCCGTCTGTTAAATCTGAATCCAATAATTCTGAATCTCTACAATCCATCAAAGAGCATACAGATACATTCCCAAGTCCGACAACGCCCGCGCTACCCTACAACCCTGATCACGCTAAAAAACCAGAAGATATTGTCCCTATTGCAGAGTTAGAACGACGAGCGATTGAACACGCGATTCAATTGTGCCAAGGCTCACCGGGTAAAGCTGCAAAGCATCTAGAAATATCAGAGGCAACGATTTATCGAAAAATTAAATCTTATGGACTTCGCAATCCCGATCAACTGAGCTGA
- a CDS encoding MATE family efflux transporter: MADQNHKATTGDQIELMDPTGFIVPARLIILGLPIIASMISRTIMGFVDFIMVSQLGTDAQAAIIPAGILLFCVLAFGMGLLSVVNTFVAQNYGRGEKASCSAYTWQGVYISIVIGFFVLPGWYLANPFFAWVGHEFEVAKMEAIYVQIGVLGVAPTLICVAVSNFFNGIHKPVIGFWAAVIGNIINVIANYALIFGKFGLPTMGIAGAAWGTFGAAIIQMLILLGWFLLPRFQREYATAVESRINLARLYDIIRIGFPAGVQFMMDVLSFTVFTLFLIGRFGTEQLAANNLTFKCLEISFMPVVGMGVALTAAIGKSIGEGRLRLARIQARWVCGMSVAYMGCIAASLILFNHQFAGLLSDDPEVILWASRMLIICAVFQVFDAVGITYSSALRGAGDTFVPAIMMVTNAFIVFMGGGFIMVYYFPQLQSMGPWYAATAYICILGIAYSIRFAFGAWERITITSR; the protein is encoded by the coding sequence ATGGCAGATCAAAATCACAAAGCAACAACAGGCGACCAAATCGAGTTGATGGATCCAACGGGTTTCATCGTTCCCGCTCGCCTGATTATTCTGGGATTACCCATTATCGCCTCAATGATATCGCGCACCATTATGGGGTTTGTCGATTTCATTATGGTTTCACAGCTCGGAACAGATGCACAAGCCGCCATTATCCCTGCAGGCATCCTACTGTTTTGTGTTCTTGCATTTGGTATGGGGTTACTTAGCGTCGTAAATACATTTGTCGCACAAAACTACGGCCGAGGTGAAAAAGCATCTTGCAGTGCATATACATGGCAAGGTGTTTATATTTCAATTGTTATCGGTTTCTTTGTGCTGCCTGGCTGGTACCTCGCAAATCCATTTTTCGCATGGGTTGGCCATGAATTTGAAGTTGCCAAAATGGAGGCGATCTATGTTCAGATAGGAGTTCTCGGTGTCGCCCCAACACTGATCTGTGTGGCTGTCTCAAATTTTTTTAACGGAATTCATAAACCTGTTATTGGATTCTGGGCAGCCGTCATCGGTAATATCATTAATGTGATCGCAAACTATGCCCTAATCTTTGGAAAGTTTGGATTGCCCACTATGGGTATCGCAGGGGCAGCTTGGGGCACTTTTGGCGCCGCTATCATACAAATGCTTATCTTGCTTGGTTGGTTTTTGCTCCCACGCTTTCAACGTGAATACGCAACGGCAGTTGAATCTCGCATCAATCTTGCACGCTTATATGACATTATCCGCATAGGTTTTCCTGCAGGTGTCCAATTCATGATGGATGTTTTGTCCTTCACCGTCTTTACACTTTTCCTCATCGGGCGATTTGGTACGGAGCAGCTAGCAGCAAATAACCTGACATTTAAATGCCTTGAAATTAGCTTTATGCCTGTTGTCGGCATGGGAGTTGCTCTTACTGCTGCAATCGGTAAATCCATTGGTGAAGGTCGACTTCGATTAGCACGTATTCAGGCACGTTGGGTATGCGGTATGAGTGTTGCCTATATGGGCTGCATTGCAGCGTCTTTAATTTTGTTTAACCACCAATTTGCTGGCCTACTCAGTGATGATCCCGAAGTCATACTATGGGCGAGTCGGATGCTCATAATCTGCGCAGTTTTTCAAGTTTTCGATGCTGTTGGCATTACATACAGCAGCGCTTTACGTGGTGCTGGAGATACTTTTGTGCCCGCAATAATGATGGTGACAAATGCATTCATTGTTTTTATGGGAGGTGGCTTCATCATGGTTTACTATTTCCCGCAACTTCAAAGCATGGGACCGTGGTATGCCGCAACCGCCTACATCTGTATTCTGGGAATCGCCTATAGCATTCGATTTGCATTTGGCGCTTGGGAAAGGATCACCATCACCTCACGTTAA